In Comamonas sp. lk, the following proteins share a genomic window:
- a CDS encoding alpha/beta fold hydrolase yields MSSPVHSFTHGAAAPVSCYTRCAGYEIHYMDWQPAPGAALAGTVIAWHGLARTGRDMDALAQFLQAQGYRVICPDTLGRGLSQWSRNSRDEYQLRFYARLARELMEALALEQVHWVGTSMGGAIGTVCASGLFEPSLKQCILTLTLNDNAPELAQAALQRIKSYAGQPPVFETVTELEAFFRTVYRPYGWLSEMEWRKLTETSTRRLPDGRVTPHYDPRMIEQFTLHENDYLIWKHYDALELPVLLLRGVESDLVLKPVAEQMMQRGPGARGQLSWLEVPGCGHAPALNVQPHFDAVLACLQNRPSTPVRQG; encoded by the coding sequence ATGTCTTCCCCTGTGCATTCCTTCACCCACGGTGCTGCCGCGCCTGTCTCCTGCTACACCCGCTGCGCCGGCTACGAGATTCACTACATGGACTGGCAGCCTGCGCCTGGTGCGGCACTGGCGGGCACCGTCATCGCCTGGCATGGCCTGGCGCGCACCGGGCGCGATATGGATGCGCTGGCCCAGTTTCTCCAGGCCCAGGGCTATCGCGTGATCTGCCCCGACACTTTGGGTCGTGGCCTGAGCCAGTGGAGCCGCAATTCGCGTGATGAGTACCAGCTGCGCTTTTATGCCCGCTTGGCACGCGAGCTGATGGAGGCGCTGGCGCTGGAGCAGGTGCATTGGGTAGGCACCAGCATGGGCGGGGCGATTGGCACGGTCTGCGCATCCGGCTTGTTTGAGCCGAGTCTGAAGCAGTGCATTCTGACCCTCACTCTCAATGACAACGCGCCCGAGCTGGCCCAGGCGGCGCTGCAGCGCATCAAGTCCTATGCGGGTCAGCCGCCGGTGTTTGAGACCGTGACCGAGCTGGAGGCGTTTTTTCGCACGGTTTACCGGCCCTATGGCTGGCTCAGCGAGATGGAATGGCGCAAGCTCACCGAGACCAGTACCCGCCGCCTGCCCGATGGGCGCGTGACCCCGCATTACGACCCTCGCATGATCGAGCAGTTCACCCTACATGAAAACGACTACCTGATCTGGAAGCATTACGACGCGCTGGAGCTGCCCGTGCTGCTGCTGCGCGGGGTGGAGTCGGATCTGGTGCTCAAGCCCGTGGCAGAGCAGATGATGCAGCGCGGCCCCGGTGCCAGAGGCCAGCTGAGCTGGCTGGAGGTGCCGGGCTGCGGCCATGCGCCGGCGCTCAACGTGCAGCCGCATTTCGATGCCGTGCTGGCCTGCCTGCAGAACCGTCCTTCAACCCCAGTCAGGCAGGGATGA
- a CDS encoding VTT domain-containing protein, protein MGFLVDLIREYGLGIVFLNVLVEQLGAPIPAYPVLVVTGALEGASWARLGWLTLIAVVAALIADVLWYHAGKAYGHRVLGQICRISLSPDACIRQTESVYGRWGARSLLVAKFIPGFASIASALAGVVGTPLRTFVLFDILGALIWVGSAVFLGSLFSSTVQDLLDVLTALGKWGLLLLLLAFTVFVARKWWQRKRVIRSLKMPRMSVAELAGLHAQGVTPTVIDVREPLLFERGHIPGAKSWLHHQAKGKPSYEHLLPHDQHAHGLVVYCDCPNEISAARVARQLQRAGFSNVRPLTGGLTAWEAAGFEVEKPQN, encoded by the coding sequence ATGGGTTTTCTGGTCGATCTGATTCGCGAATACGGTCTGGGCATCGTTTTCCTCAACGTGCTGGTGGAGCAGCTGGGTGCGCCTATTCCTGCCTATCCGGTGCTGGTGGTCACCGGGGCTCTGGAAGGCGCCAGTTGGGCGCGGCTGGGCTGGCTCACGCTGATCGCGGTGGTGGCGGCGCTGATTGCCGATGTGCTCTGGTATCACGCCGGCAAAGCCTACGGTCACCGGGTGCTGGGGCAGATTTGCCGCATCTCGCTCTCGCCCGATGCCTGCATACGCCAGACCGAATCGGTATACGGCCGCTGGGGCGCGCGCTCCCTGCTGGTGGCCAAGTTCATTCCGGGCTTTGCGTCGATTGCCAGCGCCTTGGCCGGTGTGGTGGGCACGCCGCTGCGCACGTTTGTGCTGTTCGACATCCTGGGCGCGCTGATCTGGGTGGGCTCGGCAGTGTTTCTGGGCTCGCTGTTTTCGTCTACGGTGCAGGATTTGCTCGATGTGCTCACCGCTCTGGGCAAATGGGGGCTGCTGCTGCTGTTGCTGGCTTTTACCGTGTTTGTGGCGCGCAAATGGTGGCAGCGCAAGCGCGTCATCCGCTCCCTGAAAATGCCGCGCATGTCGGTGGCGGAGCTGGCCGGCCTCCATGCCCAGGGCGTGACGCCCACGGTGATCGATGTGCGCGAGCCGCTGCTGTTCGAGCGCGGCCATATACCGGGGGCCAAGTCCTGGCTCCATCACCAGGCCAAAGGCAAGCCCAGCTACGAGCATTTGCTGCCGCACGATCAGCATGCGCATGGTCTGGTGGTGTATTGCGACTGTCCCAACGAAATCTCTGCCGCGCGCGTGGCCCGGCAGCTGCAGCGTGCCGGTTTCAGCAATGTGCGGCCGCTGACGGGCGGTTTGACGGCCTGGGAGGCGGCCGGCTTTGAGGTGGAAAAGCCGCAGAACTGA
- a CDS encoding YeeE/YedE thiosulfate transporter family protein translates to MKRLPITVLLAVFFGWLLWSVSVRQAALFAVGIGLGAVLAGKRFGFTTGWRMLVEEKDASGVFGQLLLLALAAAMAMPLLGHYPELTAALGPPSISLLIGAFVFGLCMQIADGCGSGTLYKAGLGIPMNAAILPLFALGSFMGSLHLGWWLDLGNTAPVGLVTEWGWAPALLATLATLAVIAAGVAVYVNKANTALNRPAKPLLVRKWMVGAVLLAVFATLNLIIAGQPWGVVYGFGLWAAKIANATGAVDLASNWFWSQPGNAARLHETVLLDVTSITNVGILGGALWIAAGKPAAAKALTGTQWAVALVAGLVLGYSSRLAFGCNVGAMLSGISTGSIHGWIWVPLAFAGTIFGLRIRRHFGF, encoded by the coding sequence ATGAAACGACTTCCCATTACGGTCTTGCTGGCCGTCTTTTTTGGCTGGCTGCTGTGGTCGGTCTCCGTGCGCCAGGCCGCCCTGTTTGCCGTGGGCATTGGCCTGGGTGCCGTGCTGGCCGGCAAGCGCTTTGGCTTTACCACCGGCTGGCGCATGCTGGTGGAGGAAAAAGACGCTAGCGGCGTTTTCGGCCAGTTGCTGCTGCTGGCGCTGGCTGCCGCCATGGCCATGCCGCTGCTGGGCCACTACCCCGAGCTGACGGCCGCTCTGGGCCCGCCCAGCATCAGCCTGCTGATAGGCGCTTTCGTGTTTGGCCTGTGCATGCAGATTGCCGACGGCTGCGGCAGCGGCACGCTGTACAAGGCCGGTCTGGGCATTCCCATGAACGCCGCCATCCTGCCGCTGTTTGCACTGGGCAGCTTCATGGGCAGCCTGCACCTGGGCTGGTGGCTGGATCTGGGCAATACCGCCCCCGTGGGTCTGGTCACCGAATGGGGCTGGGCACCTGCGCTACTGGCCACCCTGGCCACCCTGGCCGTGATTGCTGCAGGCGTCGCTGTCTATGTGAACAAGGCCAATACGGCTCTGAACCGCCCCGCCAAGCCCTTGCTGGTACGCAAATGGATGGTGGGCGCCGTGCTGCTGGCGGTTTTTGCCACGCTCAACCTCATCATCGCCGGCCAGCCCTGGGGCGTGGTCTATGGCTTTGGACTGTGGGCCGCCAAGATCGCCAATGCCACGGGCGCGGTCGATCTGGCCAGCAACTGGTTCTGGAGCCAGCCGGGCAATGCCGCCCGTCTGCATGAAACTGTGCTGCTTGATGTGACCAGCATCACCAATGTCGGCATTCTGGGCGGCGCGCTGTGGATTGCCGCCGGCAAGCCCGCAGCGGCCAAGGCACTGACGGGCACGCAGTGGGCAGTCGCCCTGGTCGCGGGTCTGGTACTGGGCTATAGCTCGCGCCTGGCTTTTGGTTGCAATGTGGGCGCCATGCTGTCGGGAATTTCCACGGGCTCCATCCACGGCTGGATCTGGGTGCCCTTGGCTTTTGCAGGCACGATTTTCGGTCTGCGCATCCGCCGCCATTTCGGTTTTTGA
- a CDS encoding rhodanese-like domain-containing protein, producing MKKFLIAYTLGLGASSFALAAQPLLSPQQLQPLLQKAGAGAEIRLIDIRDPKAFEAGHIAQAVNAPYGKWRGPASNPGELPDQPQLVKLVQSLGLTPATHAIVISSGADATDFGATARVYWTLKSLGLTELSIVNGGMQAWQAAGQPVGKTAIKIAPSSYAPTFDANWLATQQDVGKHLDLSNAALVDSRPDAFYQGKTRAPAAKLSGTLPGAQQLDFNQWFVPGTTLFVDGAKAKDIAAKIQRQQGQDMVAFCNTGHWAATDWFGLSEMAGLPNVKLYAGSMVDWTQSQDAPRMANQPGRLQSLAYDAQKWWDKKFK from the coding sequence ATGAAAAAATTCCTGATTGCCTATACGCTGGGTCTTGGCGCCAGCAGCTTCGCGCTGGCCGCCCAGCCCTTGCTCAGCCCGCAGCAGCTGCAGCCTTTGCTGCAAAAAGCCGGGGCCGGCGCCGAAATCCGCCTCATCGACATCCGCGACCCCAAAGCCTTCGAGGCCGGCCATATTGCCCAGGCCGTCAACGCCCCTTATGGCAAATGGCGCGGCCCGGCCAGCAACCCCGGCGAGCTGCCCGATCAGCCCCAGCTGGTCAAACTGGTGCAATCGCTGGGCCTGACTCCGGCCACCCACGCCATCGTCATCTCCAGCGGCGCCGATGCCACGGATTTTGGCGCCACGGCCCGGGTGTACTGGACACTCAAAAGCCTGGGCCTGACCGAGCTGTCCATAGTCAACGGCGGCATGCAAGCCTGGCAAGCGGCCGGTCAGCCCGTGGGCAAGACGGCCATCAAGATTGCCCCCAGCAGCTACGCACCGACTTTTGACGCCAACTGGCTGGCCACGCAGCAGGATGTGGGCAAGCACCTGGACCTGTCCAACGCTGCCCTGGTGGACTCGCGCCCCGATGCCTTCTACCAGGGCAAGACCCGCGCGCCTGCAGCCAAGCTCTCGGGCACCTTGCCCGGCGCACAGCAGCTCGATTTCAACCAGTGGTTTGTGCCCGGCACGACGCTGTTCGTGGATGGCGCCAAGGCCAAGGACATTGCCGCCAAGATCCAGCGCCAGCAAGGCCAGGACATGGTGGCTTTCTGCAATACCGGCCACTGGGCGGCCACCGACTGGTTCGGCCTGTCTGAAATGGCCGGCCTGCCCAATGTGAAGCTGTACGCCGGCTCCATGGTGGACTGGACCCAGTCCCAGGACGCACCGCGCATGGCCAATCAGCCGGGCCGCCTGCAATCGCTGGCCTATGACGCCCAGAAGTGGTGGGATAAGAAGTTTAAATGA
- the hemH gene encoding ferrochelatase: MPSRFVPEPELRHDQPSRTGIVLCNLGTPDAPTAAAVRPYLAQFLSDDRVVEIPKLAWWPILHGIILRTRPAKSAAKYATIWHEKDGSPLLHWTQRQATLLRGWLGEAGHQLTVLPAMRYGQPSIASQLDALKQQGVNRILILPLYPQYSGTTTASVFDAVYDWAKTQRHIPELRFVNRYHDHAAYIDALAQRIEAHWRGHGRGEKLVMSFHGVPERTLHLGDPYHCESHKTARLLAERLKLNPDQYLVTFQSRFGKAKWLEPYTEPSLIALAKAGTQRVDVVCPGFTSDCLETLEEINQEAREAFLHAGGQQFEYIACLNDSAPWIDALSTIAQQHLAGWPTQREDDEALKTRLQRAKDMGAAR; this comes from the coding sequence ATGCCATCTCGCTTTGTGCCTGAACCCGAACTCCGCCACGATCAACCCTCCCGCACCGGCATTGTGCTGTGCAATCTGGGAACGCCCGATGCCCCGACCGCTGCGGCGGTGCGTCCGTATCTGGCGCAGTTTCTGTCCGACGACCGCGTGGTGGAGATTCCCAAACTGGCCTGGTGGCCCATCTTGCACGGCATCATCTTGCGCACGCGCCCGGCCAAGTCTGCCGCCAAGTACGCCACCATCTGGCACGAAAAAGACGGCTCCCCCCTGCTGCACTGGACCCAGCGCCAGGCCACGCTGCTGCGCGGCTGGCTGGGCGAGGCCGGCCATCAGCTGACGGTTTTGCCTGCCATGCGCTACGGCCAGCCCTCGATTGCATCGCAGCTGGATGCGCTCAAGCAGCAAGGCGTGAACCGCATCCTCATCCTGCCCCTCTACCCTCAGTACTCAGGCACGACCACGGCCAGCGTGTTCGATGCAGTCTATGACTGGGCCAAGACCCAGCGCCATATTCCCGAGCTGCGCTTTGTCAACCGCTATCACGACCATGCAGCTTATATCGACGCGCTGGCCCAGCGCATCGAAGCCCACTGGCGCGGCCATGGCCGGGGCGAGAAACTGGTGATGAGCTTTCACGGTGTGCCCGAACGCACCCTGCATCTGGGCGACCCCTATCACTGCGAGTCGCACAAGACGGCGCGCTTGCTGGCCGAGCGGCTCAAGCTGAACCCGGATCAATACCTAGTCACCTTTCAGTCGCGCTTTGGCAAGGCCAAGTGGCTGGAGCCCTATACCGAACCCTCGCTGATCGCTCTGGCCAAAGCCGGTACCCAACGCGTGGATGTGGTCTGCCCGGGCTTTACCAGCGACTGCCTGGAAACGCTGGAGGAAATCAACCAGGAGGCCCGCGAAGCCTTTTTGCACGCCGGCGGCCAGCAGTTTGAATACATTGCCTGCCTCAATGACAGCGCGCCCTGGATTGACGCCCTCTCGACCATTGCCCAGCAGCATCTGGCAGGCTGGCCCACGCAGCGCGAGGATGATGAAGCCCTCAAAACCCGTTTGCAACGCGCCAAAGACATGGGCGCGGCCCGATAG
- a CDS encoding HAD-IA family hydrolase, whose product MHPDSTETLALSPALAQLQALRRSGRIRAISIDLDDTLWPIWPTIAKAEAVLLDWLRLHAPATALHLGDTATVRALRHEIVGLRPDLQSDLSGLRRESIRLALQRAGDDPALAEAAFDEFFAARQRVDLFEDALPTLQFLAAHWPVVALSNGNADVHVVGIGQHFHASLSASLSGMAKPDARFFHAAAEAAGVAPEHVLHIGDDAELDARGAMDAGMHAVWLNRGGVAWPCEGREPHVTVASLAQLCEGLAES is encoded by the coding sequence ATGCATCCTGACTCCACAGAAACTCTCGCCCTCTCCCCGGCTCTTGCCCAGTTGCAGGCATTGCGCCGCAGCGGCCGGATCCGGGCCATCTCCATTGACCTGGACGACACCTTGTGGCCCATCTGGCCCACGATTGCCAAGGCCGAGGCCGTGCTGCTGGACTGGCTACGGCTACATGCGCCGGCAACGGCTCTGCATCTGGGCGATACCGCCACGGTCAGAGCCTTGCGCCATGAAATCGTGGGCTTGCGCCCGGATCTGCAAAGCGATCTGAGCGGCCTGCGCCGCGAGTCCATCCGTCTCGCCCTGCAAAGAGCGGGTGACGATCCGGCCCTTGCCGAAGCTGCGTTCGATGAGTTTTTTGCGGCGCGCCAGCGGGTCGATCTGTTTGAAGACGCTCTGCCCACGCTGCAGTTTCTGGCAGCGCACTGGCCGGTGGTGGCCTTGTCCAATGGCAATGCCGATGTGCATGTGGTGGGCATAGGCCAGCACTTTCATGCTTCGCTGAGCGCCAGCCTGAGCGGCATGGCCAAACCCGATGCGCGCTTTTTTCACGCGGCGGCCGAGGCAGCCGGCGTGGCGCCAGAGCATGTGCTGCACATAGGGGATGACGCGGAGCTGGACGCGCGCGGCGCCATGGATGCGGGTATGCACGCGGTCTGGTTGAACCGTGGCGGCGTAGCATGGCCTTGCGAGGGGCGAGAGCCTCACGTCACGGTGGCCAGTCTTGCGCAGTTGTGTGAGGGGCTGGCCGAGAGCTGA
- a CDS encoding DUF2189 domain-containing protein, producing the protein MPTCLSACLLTPPPLAPVRAIAWSQPLAWLRRAVQDMAASPLLSLAHGLVLILIGAAILTLGHNRFWLMAGALSGFLVVGPVVATSLYAISRALERGERADLALVGKTWSQWQNGHGAGQGGYWCLVRFGLLLALAATGWVLVSASLIKIMSPIAIETPADFVRHVVLAPDGQLFALWMALGSFLAAPIFASSVVAMPLMLDRRVTVRQAVLTSWSVVLANPGPLALWAALIVLLTLLGLGTYLLGLVIVMPMLGHASWHAYRDLVDASVFPARDVRPPA; encoded by the coding sequence ATGCCTACCTGCCTGTCCGCCTGTCTTCTCACTCCACCACCGCTTGCGCCTGTCAGAGCCATTGCCTGGAGCCAGCCTTTGGCCTGGCTCAGGCGGGCCGTCCAGGATATGGCGGCTTCCCCGCTGCTCAGCCTGGCCCACGGTCTTGTCTTGATCCTGATCGGCGCCGCCATCTTGACGCTGGGGCACAATCGCTTCTGGCTGATGGCAGGTGCACTGTCCGGTTTTCTGGTCGTGGGGCCTGTGGTGGCTACCAGCCTCTATGCCATCAGCCGCGCCTTGGAGCGCGGCGAACGTGCCGATCTGGCACTGGTGGGCAAGACCTGGTCGCAGTGGCAAAACGGCCATGGGGCGGGGCAGGGCGGCTACTGGTGTCTGGTGCGCTTTGGCTTGCTGCTGGCGCTGGCGGCCACGGGTTGGGTGCTGGTTTCGGCTTCGCTGATCAAGATCATGTCGCCCATCGCCATTGAAACCCCGGCCGACTTTGTGCGGCATGTGGTGCTGGCGCCCGATGGACAGTTGTTTGCCCTGTGGATGGCACTTGGCAGCTTTCTGGCTGCCCCCATTTTTGCGTCCAGCGTGGTGGCCATGCCGCTGATGCTGGACAGACGCGTGACCGTGCGCCAGGCCGTGCTGACCAGTTGGTCCGTCGTTCTGGCCAACCCCGGGCCTCTGGCCTTGTGGGCGGCACTGATTGTGTTGTTGACCTTGCTGGGCCTTGGCACGTATTTGCTGGGGCTGGTGATTGTGATGCCCATGCTGGGCCATGCCAGCTGGCATGCCTATCGCGATCTGGTGGATGCCTCGGTATTCCCCGCCCGCGATGTGCGGCCACCGGCTTGA
- a CDS encoding DUF2788 domain-containing protein, translating to MIFGYTEEQIAHFFLTWGVGAFILFMVFIILQLARQSKAGKFGTFVIFLGLGVGFVGYVAKIVIQWWMEK from the coding sequence GTGATTTTTGGCTATACAGAAGAACAAATTGCCCATTTTTTCCTGACCTGGGGGGTGGGCGCCTTCATCTTGTTCATGGTGTTCATCATCTTGCAGCTGGCCCGCCAATCCAAGGCCGGCAAGTTCGGCACCTTTGTGATTTTTCTGGGTCTTGGCGTGGGCTTTGTGGGCTATGTGGCCAAGATCGTCATCCAGTGGTGGATGGAAAAATAA
- a CDS encoding tripartite tricarboxylate transporter substrate binding protein, giving the protein MASTFDTSTSQVLAISRRHLLTGAGAMACASLLPGLARASESNWPSRPVRFVVPFAPGGSSEIVARSTAAELSKTLGQNVFVENKPGAAGNIAMQEVARADDQSTVILGHIGTLAVNPYIFDKLPYDPKKDFVPVSLLAKVPSLYVVHPDLPIKNIADLVAYAKKNPGKLSYGSAGNGSAGHLAFEYLKMTANIFMLHVPYRGTGPMMQDLLSARLDAASVGASALLPFIKAGKVRCIATGSTQRLAQLPDVPTVAEQGFPGFEMTQWYGMLAPSSLPKAHVSKLAAECAKAVKAPDALKRLQGDAAEPIGSTPEQFAQFIATEQTRWQKVLQRAQVKPN; this is encoded by the coding sequence ATGGCATCGACTTTTGACACATCCACCAGCCAGGTACTGGCCATTTCGCGCCGTCATCTGCTGACAGGCGCCGGGGCCATGGCCTGCGCCAGCCTGTTGCCTGGTCTGGCCCGTGCGTCAGAGAGCAACTGGCCCAGCCGTCCGGTGCGCTTTGTGGTGCCGTTTGCGCCCGGTGGCAGCTCAGAAATCGTAGCCCGCTCCACGGCCGCCGAGCTGTCCAAAACCCTGGGCCAGAATGTGTTTGTGGAGAACAAGCCGGGCGCTGCTGGCAATATCGCCATGCAGGAAGTGGCCCGCGCCGATGACCAGTCCACCGTCATCCTCGGCCATATCGGCACGCTGGCCGTGAATCCCTATATTTTCGACAAGCTGCCCTACGATCCGAAAAAGGACTTCGTCCCCGTCAGCCTGCTGGCCAAAGTGCCCAGCCTGTACGTGGTGCACCCGGACCTGCCCATCAAGAACATTGCCGATCTGGTGGCCTACGCCAAGAAAAACCCCGGCAAGCTCAGCTACGGCTCGGCAGGCAATGGCAGCGCCGGGCATCTGGCGTTTGAATATCTGAAGATGACCGCCAATATCTTCATGCTGCACGTGCCTTATCGCGGCACCGGCCCCATGATGCAGGACTTGCTGTCCGCCCGGCTCGATGCGGCTTCGGTGGGTGCTTCGGCTCTGCTGCCCTTCATCAAGGCGGGCAAGGTGCGCTGCATTGCCACCGGCTCCACCCAGCGGCTGGCACAGCTGCCCGATGTACCCACCGTGGCCGAGCAGGGCTTCCCAGGCTTCGAGATGACGCAGTGGTATGGCATGTTGGCACCGTCCAGCCTGCCCAAGGCCCATGTGAGCAAGCTGGCTGCCGAATGCGCCAAGGCCGTCAAGGCGCCCGATGCACTCAAGCGCCTGCAAGGTGATGCCGCCGAGCCCATTGGCAGCACGCCCGAGCAATTTGCCCAGTTCATCGCCACCGAGCAAACCCGCTGGCAAAAAGTGCTACAGCGCGCCCAGGTCAAGCCCAATTAA
- the hpnE gene encoding hydroxysqualene dehydroxylase HpnE produces MKIAIIGGGWAGMAAAVQLAQSGHEPTVFEAAKTLGGRARALNLSLADAALATADNGQHILIGAYTQCLALMRSVGVSAEQALLRKPLTLPYADGNGLRFPALPAPLDALAGIACARGWTPGQRWALLARAVRWRLQGFACAPAATVADVCQGLPEPLMQDFIEPLCVSALNLPAAQASGSIFLRVLKDALFAGSGGSHFLVPRVSLGALFPEPAAQWLKAGGHAVHTATRVLALQPQGAQWTLHTSAYAHSSAPARYDGVLLACPPHEAARLVLGMDRNDPSHQRWAQTAQALEHTAIATVYAQTAQRLSAQLPWLALRSSSRHPAQFVFDRGHLHAGDASQQGLMAFVVSDCRSDRETLQAQVLQQAREQLGWSGIRPVQTVIEKRATFACTPGVERPGAELGQGLWACGDYVAGPYPATLEGAVLSGLDAAKSVVNSNQAAAGQLGKS; encoded by the coding sequence ATGAAGATTGCCATCATCGGCGGCGGCTGGGCCGGCATGGCCGCTGCCGTACAACTGGCCCAGTCGGGCCACGAACCCACGGTTTTCGAAGCCGCCAAAACCCTGGGCGGCCGTGCCCGGGCCCTGAATCTGAGTTTGGCCGATGCGGCCCTCGCCACGGCAGACAACGGCCAGCACATCCTGATCGGCGCCTATACCCAATGCCTGGCGCTGATGCGCAGCGTAGGCGTGTCGGCCGAGCAAGCACTGCTGCGCAAGCCCCTGACTCTGCCCTATGCAGACGGCAACGGCCTGCGCTTTCCTGCCCTGCCCGCACCGCTGGACGCTCTGGCCGGCATTGCCTGCGCCAGGGGCTGGACGCCGGGCCAACGCTGGGCTTTGCTGGCCCGGGCCGTACGCTGGCGCTTGCAGGGTTTTGCCTGCGCCCCGGCCGCCACCGTGGCCGATGTCTGCCAAGGCCTGCCCGAACCGCTGATGCAGGATTTCATCGAGCCGCTGTGCGTATCGGCGCTCAACCTGCCCGCCGCCCAGGCCAGCGGCAGCATTTTTCTGCGCGTGCTCAAGGATGCCTTGTTTGCAGGCAGCGGCGGCTCCCATTTTCTGGTGCCGCGCGTCAGTCTCGGCGCCCTCTTTCCCGAACCGGCCGCTCAGTGGCTCAAGGCCGGCGGCCATGCCGTTCATACCGCTACCCGCGTGCTGGCGCTGCAGCCCCAGGGTGCGCAATGGACGCTACATACCAGCGCCTATGCACATTCGTCAGCACCGGCTCGCTATGACGGCGTACTGCTGGCCTGCCCGCCCCATGAAGCGGCGCGGCTGGTGCTGGGCATGGACCGCAATGACCCAAGCCATCAACGCTGGGCGCAAACGGCCCAGGCGCTGGAGCACACGGCGATTGCCACCGTCTATGCCCAAACCGCGCAGCGCCTGTCTGCCCAGCTGCCCTGGCTGGCCTTGCGCAGCAGCAGCCGTCATCCGGCCCAGTTCGTATTTGATCGCGGCCATCTACATGCAGGCGACGCCAGCCAGCAAGGACTGATGGCTTTTGTGGTCAGCGACTGCCGCAGCGACCGCGAAACCCTGCAAGCCCAGGTATTGCAGCAGGCAAGAGAGCAACTGGGCTGGAGCGGCATACGGCCCGTGCAGACCGTCATCGAAAAGCGGGCCACTTTTGCCTGCACGCCGGGTGTAGAGCGCCCCGGCGCCGAGCTGGGCCAGGGCCTGTGGGCCTGTGGCGACTATGTGGCCGGCCCCTACCCCGCCACGTTGGAAGGCGCCGTGCTCAGTGGGCTTGATGCTGCAAAAAGCGTAGTCAATTCGAACCAAGCTGCCGCAGGCCAGCTAGGGAAATCCTGA
- the hpnD gene encoding presqualene diphosphate synthase HpnD: protein MNPDQYVQDKAAASGSSFYYAFLFLPKDRRAAITAFYAFCREVDDVVDEVTDPGVAATKLAWWRNEVHKAFAGQPTHPVTLALMPHVKTFGIEERHLQAVIEGCQMDLEQTRYLDFAGLERYCHLVAGIVGEVAARIFGQSDERTTEYAHTLGLAFQLTNIIRDVGEDAMRGRIYLPISELQQFDVKAHEINKREYSERFTALMRFQAERAHGLYDKAMGLLPQADRRTQKPGLMMASIYRTLLREIESENFQVLHQRISLPPLRKLWLAWKMQALGLM from the coding sequence ATGAATCCGGATCAGTACGTCCAAGACAAGGCCGCCGCCTCGGGCAGCAGCTTTTATTACGCCTTCCTCTTTTTGCCCAAAGACCGCCGCGCTGCAATCACTGCGTTCTACGCCTTTTGCCGGGAAGTGGACGACGTGGTGGACGAGGTCACCGACCCCGGCGTGGCTGCCACCAAGCTGGCCTGGTGGCGCAACGAGGTGCATAAGGCCTTTGCGGGCCAGCCCACCCATCCCGTCACCCTGGCCCTCATGCCGCATGTGAAAACCTTCGGCATCGAAGAGCGCCATCTGCAGGCCGTGATCGAAGGCTGCCAGATGGATCTGGAGCAGACCCGCTATCTGGACTTTGCCGGCCTGGAGCGCTATTGCCATCTGGTTGCCGGCATCGTGGGCGAGGTGGCGGCACGTATCTTCGGCCAGAGCGATGAGCGCACCACCGAGTACGCCCACACGCTGGGTCTGGCTTTCCAGCTCACCAACATCATCCGCGACGTGGGCGAAGACGCCATGCGCGGTCGCATCTATCTGCCCATCAGCGAGCTGCAGCAATTCGACGTCAAGGCCCATGAGATCAACAAGCGCGAGTACTCGGAACGCTTTACGGCGCTGATGCGCTTTCAGGCCGAACGCGCCCACGGGCTTTATGACAAGGCCATGGGCCTGCTGCCGCAAGCCGACCGCCGTACGCAAAAGCCCGGCCTGATGATGGCCAGCATTTACCGCACGCTGCTGCGCGAAATCGAGTCCGAGAACTTTCAGGTGCTGCACCAGCGCATCAGCCTGCCGCCGCTGCGCAAGCTGTGGCTGGCCTGGAAGATGCAGGCCCTGGGCTTGATGTAA